A region from the Peromyscus maniculatus bairdii isolate BWxNUB_F1_BW_parent chromosome 5, HU_Pman_BW_mat_3.1, whole genome shotgun sequence genome encodes:
- the Dhps gene encoding deoxyhypusine synthase, with the protein MEGTPQGAAPAAALAAVLKHSSALPPESAQVQGYDFNRGVDYHALLEAFGTTGFQATNFGRAVQQVNAMIEKKLEPLAPDEDHHEDLTQSRRPLTGCTIFLGYTSNLISSGIRETIRYLVQHNMVDVLVTTAGGVEEDLIKCLAPTYLGEFSLSGKELRENGINRIGNLLVPNDNYCKFEDWLMPILDQMVLEQNTEGVKWTPSKMISRLGKEINNPESVYYWAHKNHIPVLSPALTDGSLGDMIFFHSYKNPGLVLDIVEDLRLINMQAIFAKRSGMIILGGGMVKHHIANANLMRNGADYAVYINTAQEFDGSDSGARPDEAVSWGKIRVDAQPVKVYADASLVFPLLVAKTFAQKADAFTAEKNED; encoded by the exons ATGGAGGGGACCCCGCAGGGGGCGGCGCCCGCCGCGGCGCTGGCCGCCGTGCTCAAGCACAGCTCGGCGCTGCCGCCCGAGAGCGCCCAGGTTCAAGGGTACGACTTCAACCGCGGCGTAGATTACCACGCACTTCTGGAGGCCTTCGGCACCACCGGCTTCCAGGCTACCAACTTCGGACGCGCGGTGCAGCAAGTCAACGCCATG ATTGAGAAGAAGCTGGAGCCGCTAGCACCAGATGAAGACCATCACGAAGACCTGACGCAGAGCCGCCGCCCACTCACAGGCTGCACCATTTTCTTAGGCTACACATCCAACCTAATCAGTTCGGGCATCCGTGAGACCATTCGCTATCTCGTGCAGCACAACATG GTGGATGTACTGGTGACCACTGCTGGAGGCGTGGAAGAAGACCTCATCAAGTGCCTGGCACCCACATATCTTGGCGAGTTCAGCCTCAGTGGGAAGGAGCTCCGAGAGAATGGGATCAACAG GATTGGGAACCTGCTGGTTCCAAACGATAATTACTGCAAATTTGAGGACTGGCTCATGCCCATTCTGGACCAGATGGTGCTGGAGCAGAACACAGAG GGTGTGAAGTGGACACCTTCCAAGATGATCTCCCGGCTCGGCAAGGAGATTAACAACCCAGAGTCTGTGTATTATTGGGCCCATAAG AACCACATTCCTGTGCTGAGTCCTGCACTCAcagatggctcactgggtgaCATGATCTTCTTCCATTCCTACAAAAACCCAGGCTTAGTTCTGGACATTGTTGAAG ACCTGAGACTCATCAACATGCAGGCCATTTTTGCCAAGCGCTCTGGCATGATCATCCTGGGTGGAGGTATGGTCAAGCACCACATCGCCAACGCTAACCTTATG CGGAATGGGGCTGACTACGCTGTCTATATCAACACAGCCCAGGAGTTTGATGGTTCAGACTCAGGAGCCCGGCCAGATGAGGCTGTCTCTTGGGGCAAGATCCGGGTGGATGCACAGCCAGTAAAG GTCTATGCTgatgcttctctggtcttccccCTGCTGGTGGCTAAGACATTTGCCCAAAAGGCAGACGCCTTCACAGCTGAGAAGAATGAGGACTAA
- the Wdr83 gene encoding WD repeat domain-containing protein 83 isoform X1, which produces MAFPEPKPRAPELPQKRLKTLDCGQGAVRAVRFNVDGNYCLTCGSDKTLKLWNPLRGTLLRTYSGHGYEVLDASGSFDNSHLCSGGGDKTVVLWDVATGQVVRKFRGHAGVSTSQTTLINASTWRSILKVNTVQFNEEATIILSGSIDSSIRCWDCRSRKPEPVQTLDEARDGISSVKVSDHEILAGSVDGRVRRYDLRMGQVFSDYVGSPITCTCFSRDGQCTLISSLDSTLRLLDKDTGELLGEYVGHKNQKYKLDCCLSERDTHVVSCSEDGKVFFWDLVEGALALALPVGSSVVQSLAYHPMEPCLLTAMGGSIQYWREETYEAEGGAS; this is translated from the exons ATGGCTTTTCCTGAGCCAAAACCGCGGGCCCCGGAGCTGCCGCAGAAACGGTTGAAGACGCTGGACTGCGGCCAGGGCGCGGTGCGAGCCGTGCGATTTAATG TGGATGGCAACTACTGTCTGACGTGTGGCAGCGATAAAACCCTAAAGCTGTGGAACCCGTTGCGTGGGACGCTGCTGCGGACGTACAGTGGCCACGGCTACGAAGTGCTGGATGCGTCCGG CTCCTTTGACAACAGCCATCTCTGCTCTGGTGGTGGGGACAAAAcggtggtgctgtgggatgtggcAACTGGGCAGGTCGTGCGCAAATTTCGGGGCCACGCTGGAGTGAGTACAAGCCAGACGACTCTCATTAACGCGTCAACATGGAGATCCATATTA AAGGTGAACACCGTTCAGTTTAACGAAGAGGCCACAATCATCCTGTCTG GTTCTATCGATTCCAGTATCCGATGCTGGGACTGCCGTTCTCGAAAGCCTGAGCCCGTGCAGACGCTAGATGAAGCCAGAGATGGCATATCCAGTGTAAAGGTGTCAGACCATGAGATCCTGGCAGG CTCTGTGGATGGCCGCGTGAGGCGCTATGACCTAAGGATGGGGCAGGTCTTCTCAGACTACGTGGGCA GCCCCATCACCTGCACCTGCTTCAGCCGGGATGGGCAGTGCACTCTGATATCCAGCCTGGACTCAACTTTGAGGCTTCTAGATAAAGACACAGGGGAGCTGCTGGGCGA GTATGTTGGCCATAAGAACCAGAAGTACAAGCTGGACTGCTGCCTGAGTGAGCGTGACACACACGTGGTCAGCTGCTCTGAGGATGGGAAGGTGTTCTTCTGGGACCTGGTAGAG GGTGCCCTGGCACTGGCCCTGCCCGTGGGTTCTAGTGTGGTACAGTCACTGGCTTACCATCCCATGGAACCCTGCCTGCTGACAGCCATGGGGGGCAGCATCCAGTACTGGCGAGAAGAGACCTATGAGGCAGAGGGTGGAGCAAGCTGA
- the Wdr83 gene encoding WD repeat domain-containing protein 83 isoform X2, translated as MAFPEPKPRAPELPQKRLKTLDCGQGAVRAVRFNVDGNYCLTCGSDKTLKLWNPLRGTLLRTYSGHGYEVLDASGSFDNSHLCSGGGDKTVVLWDVATGQVVRKFRGHAGKVNTVQFNEEATIILSGSIDSSIRCWDCRSRKPEPVQTLDEARDGISSVKVSDHEILAGSVDGRVRRYDLRMGQVFSDYVGSPITCTCFSRDGQCTLISSLDSTLRLLDKDTGELLGEYVGHKNQKYKLDCCLSERDTHVVSCSEDGKVFFWDLVEGALALALPVGSSVVQSLAYHPMEPCLLTAMGGSIQYWREETYEAEGGAS; from the exons ATGGCTTTTCCTGAGCCAAAACCGCGGGCCCCGGAGCTGCCGCAGAAACGGTTGAAGACGCTGGACTGCGGCCAGGGCGCGGTGCGAGCCGTGCGATTTAATG TGGATGGCAACTACTGTCTGACGTGTGGCAGCGATAAAACCCTAAAGCTGTGGAACCCGTTGCGTGGGACGCTGCTGCGGACGTACAGTGGCCACGGCTACGAAGTGCTGGATGCGTCCGG CTCCTTTGACAACAGCCATCTCTGCTCTGGTGGTGGGGACAAAAcggtggtgctgtgggatgtggcAACTGGGCAGGTCGTGCGCAAATTTCGGGGCCACGCTGGA AAGGTGAACACCGTTCAGTTTAACGAAGAGGCCACAATCATCCTGTCTG GTTCTATCGATTCCAGTATCCGATGCTGGGACTGCCGTTCTCGAAAGCCTGAGCCCGTGCAGACGCTAGATGAAGCCAGAGATGGCATATCCAGTGTAAAGGTGTCAGACCATGAGATCCTGGCAGG CTCTGTGGATGGCCGCGTGAGGCGCTATGACCTAAGGATGGGGCAGGTCTTCTCAGACTACGTGGGCA GCCCCATCACCTGCACCTGCTTCAGCCGGGATGGGCAGTGCACTCTGATATCCAGCCTGGACTCAACTTTGAGGCTTCTAGATAAAGACACAGGGGAGCTGCTGGGCGA GTATGTTGGCCATAAGAACCAGAAGTACAAGCTGGACTGCTGCCTGAGTGAGCGTGACACACACGTGGTCAGCTGCTCTGAGGATGGGAAGGTGTTCTTCTGGGACCTGGTAGAG GGTGCCCTGGCACTGGCCCTGCCCGTGGGTTCTAGTGTGGTACAGTCACTGGCTTACCATCCCATGGAACCCTGCCTGCTGACAGCCATGGGGGGCAGCATCCAGTACTGGCGAGAAGAGACCTATGAGGCAGAGGGTGGAGCAAGCTGA
- the Wdr83os gene encoding PAT complex subunit Asterix isoform X2: protein MSTNNMSDPRRPNKVLRYKPPPSECNPALDDPTPDYMNLLGMIFSMCGLMLKALNLCRGDVLSAESSAHDAPVVMSTRRLGSCAPVHLLSGLAFDCLQPALSCCL, encoded by the exons ATGTCCACCAACAATATGTCCGACCCACGGAGACCCAACAAAGTGCTGAG GTATAAGCCTCCGCCGAGCGAGTGCAACCCAGCTTTGGACGACCCGACTCCGGACTACATGAATCTTCTCGGCATGATCTTCAGCATGTGCGGCCTCATGCTTAAG GCTCTCAATCTCTGCCGTGGTGATGTCCTATCTGCAGAATCCTCAGCCCATGACGCCCCCGTGGTGATGTCTACTAGAAGACTTGGATCCTGTGCTCCTGTCCACCTTCTCTCTGGCTTAGCCTTTGACTGCCTCCAACCTGCCCTTAGCTGCTGTCTGTAA
- the Wdr83os gene encoding PAT complex subunit Asterix isoform X1, translated as MSTNNMSDPRRPNKVLRYKPPPSECNPALDDPTPDYMNLLGMIFSMCGLMLKLKWCAWVAVYCSFISFANSRSSEDTKQMMSSFMLSISAVVMSYLQNPQPMTPPW; from the exons ATGTCCACCAACAATATGTCCGACCCACGGAGACCCAACAAAGTGCTGAG GTATAAGCCTCCGCCGAGCGAGTGCAACCCAGCTTTGGACGACCCGACTCCGGACTACATGAATCTTCTCGGCATGATCTTCAGCATGTGCGGCCTCATGCTTAAG CTGAAGTGGTGTGCTTGGGTTGCCGTCTACTGTTCCTTTATCAGCTTTGCCAATTCCCGGAGCTCGGAGGACACTAAGCAGATGATGAGTAGCTTCAT GCTCTCAATCTCTGCCGTGGTGATGTCCTATCTGCAGAATCCTCAGCCCATGACGCCCCCGTGGTGA